In the Pungitius pungitius chromosome 5, fPunPun2.1, whole genome shotgun sequence genome, one interval contains:
- the asb6 gene encoding ankyrin repeat and SOCS box protein 6: MPFLHGFRRIIYEYQPLVDAVMCVIGLEEGDGSHKDRVHSPEDQSDVCGSLAELLERESQSDMFMEGISYALFKVAERGLVNAAEILLRYGADLNFEDPVSYYNPLHVAVLRNRPSMVRLLVGHGASVEKRDRIHESSPLDLASEESERLPCLLTLLDLGADVNAMDKHGKTPLLHAFASSDGLTVHNTENIRLLLQRGADVNASTVEGETVESSLVFLIKEALEANTEDAAEIGNFCLKTTELLLAHGVDPSCCLNADGEPSLTQTSLEHFDLLFPLAVLLIQSGASLVCSRHGESCWAGYSLLFQRLRTALRQCSDGSRRSELLEQAEALLDLARVDVPMLRLPLGLKLPVAGRDAQALVDLHGRVVQYEASPPTLRCLCRSFIRSRLQPWPLADRFKALPLPDRLKDFILPEHTYTPKPGWDRFKPQHSQP, translated from the exons ATGCCTTTCCTCCATGGGTTTCGTAGGATCATATATGAGTATCAGCCGCTGGTAGATGCTGTGATGTGTGTTATTGGACTGGAGGAAGGAGACGGTAGTCACAAGGACCG AGTCCACAGCCCTGAGGATCAGTCCGATGTTTGTGGCTCTCTAGCGGAGCTCCTGGAGCGCGAGTCCCAGTCAGACATGTTTATGGAAGGCATTAGCTATGCTCTGTTTAAGGTGGCTGAGCGAGGACTGGTAAATGCAGCCGAAATCCTTCTACGCTATGGAGCTGATCTGAATTTTGAAG ACCCAGTCTCCTACTACAATCCTCTACATGTGGCAGTTTTAAGGAACAGACCAAGCATGGTGAGGCTGCTGGTCGGACACGGAGCAAGTGTTGAAAAGAGAGACCGG ATCCATGAGAGCAGTCCATTGGATCTTGCCAGTGAGGAGTCAGAGAGGCTCCCCTGCCTCCTCACCCTGCTGGACCTGGGTGCTGATGTGAATGCGATGGATAAACATG GAAAAACCCCTTTGCTCCATGCCTTCGCGAGCAGCGACGGACTCACTGTGCATAACACAGAGAACATCCGGCTTCTTCTTCAGCGAG GTGCCGATGTTAATGCCTCTACTGTCGAAGGGGAAACCGTTGAGTCCTCCTTGGTGTTTCTGATCAAAGAGGCTCTGGAGGCCAACACGGAGGATGCCGCAGAGATCGGTAACTTCTGCTTGAAAACCACCGAGCTACTGCTGGCTCACGGTGTGGACCCCAGCTGCTGTCTGAATGCGGATGGCGAGCCCTCCCTGACCCAGACGAGCCTGGAGCACTTCGACCTGCTCTTCCCTCTGGCCGTGCTGCTGATTCAAAGCGGCGCGTCTTTGGTTTGTTCCCGCCACGGCGAGTCCTGTTGGGCCGGTTACAGCCTCCTTTTCCAGCGGCTGCGAACAGCGCTGCGGCAGTGCTCCGACGGAAGCCGCCGCTCTGAGCTTCTGGAGCAAGCCGAGGCATTGCTCGACTTGGCGAGGGTGGACGTCCCCATGCTGCGTCTGCCTCTCGGGCTGAAGCTCCCCGTGGCCGGTCGGGACGCCCAGGCGCTGGTGGACCTGCACGGCCGCGTGGTACAGTACGAAGCCAGCCCTCCCACTCTTCGGTGCCTCTGTAGGTCATTCATACGGAGCCGCCTGCAGCCTTGGCCCCTGGCGGACAGATTCAAAGCCTTGCCCTTACCCGACAGACTGAAAGACTTTATTCTTCCTGAACACACATATACCCCGAAACCTGGCTGGGACCGCTTCAAGCCCCAACATAGCCAGCCCTGA